The Gloeobacter violaceus PCC 7421 DNA window AGCTTCGCTCTCAACGAGCAAAGCCTGCAGACCAGCGGTCGCAGCGGGGCGGTCGGTTGGCGCGTCGACTACAACCGCCTGCAGGCGAACAACAACTTTCCCTTCGAGATCGCCTCGGTGGGTTATGCCGGGACGCGCGAGAACGCCGACGTTACTTATAACAACTTCAGCGCCCGGCTGGAAGCGGATCTAAGCGAACGGACGGCACTCAGTGCAAGCGTCCTTTCGCAAAACAAAGACCTGGGGGTGCCGGGCGGGGTGCCTATCCCGATACCGGGCAGTGTCGGCCAGTTCAACACCCTCACCACCGACACCCGCCAGTTCACCAACAACTGGCTTGCGGATCTGGGTCTGCGTGCCAAGCTCGGGCTGGGCGAAGATTCGCTGCTCACCGCGAGACTCTTTGCCGATTTTCTCAACTACCGCTACGACGCACCGCTAAGCCAGGGTTCGCGCGACGAGATCCGCCGCCGCTCCTGGGGGGCGCAAGTGCAGCACACCTGGCGGGTGAGCCCCGAGCACCACCTCACCTACGGTCTGGATTACCGCACCGTCTCGGCCTTCAACTCGACGTACCTCTATCCGCTGGCTGCCACCAACATCAACTACGACGGCCAGGTGGGCCAGGGAGCGCTCTTCGTGCGCGACGAAATCGCCCTGGGCGAAGATCTCAAGCTCAACCTCGGGCTGCGCCAGGACATCAGCGGCCTGGCCAAAGGCTCGTTCACTTCTCCCAGTGCCGGGGTGCGCTGGCAGGTGGGCGAGGACATGGCATTGCGGGCCAATTACGCCCGCAGCTTCCGCGCGCCGCTGCTGTCGGATCTCTATTTCAAGTTGCGGGGCTTTTTCACCGTCGACGGCAACCCGGACCTCAGACCCGAGCAGGGCGACAGCTACGACATCGGCATCGATCAAAAAATCGGCGAGGCCGCCCTGGTGCGCCTCACCTACTTCGCCAACACCGTGGCAGATACCATCGCCTTTACTTTTACAGGCCCCACCTCGGGTTCCTACGCCAACCTCGGCCTGGTACGCAGCACCGGCATCGAGGCGAGCATCGAGGTGCGACTGGCGCCTTCGTGGTACCTCTCAGTCAATTTCACAGGCACCGAACCGCGCATCCTCGCTGATGCCAACCCGGCCTACGTGGGCAAGGAATTGAGCTTTCGTGGGGCTGACAGCTTCAACGCCTCGCTCGCCTACGAGTCAACAGGAGGCTGGTTCGCGGGTCTGTTTGTGCACAGCGTCGGCCGGTTTTTCACCGACAACGCCAACACCGAAGCCCTGGGCGGTTACACGACCACCGACTTGAAGCTGCGCTTGCCGCTCACCGACAACTTGAACTTTAACGCCCAAGTGAACAACCTATTCAACCAGCAGTACCAGGTCTACCCGGGCTATCCGGGCGTGGGGATCAACTTTCGCACCGGCTTGAGCTGGACGATTTGAGGAGCGACGATGAGCACCGCATTTGAACGCCGCGTCCAACCGCTGGGACGCACGACCTACGAAAGCCAGCCTTCCGGCTGGACGCACGAGTACGAAGACTTCGACAGCCGCCTCGATGTGGTCGGACCGCTGCTGTACACACTCTTTCAGGAGCGCTGGCGGGAAGTCCAACTGGGCTACGTCGTCGAAGGGGGCGTCTTCGAGCTGGAAATGCCTGCATCTCCCAAGTTGTGCGTACTCTACGACGGTTACCTGACCGTCATCAGTGAGTCGTGGCATATCCATCTGTGCGTGGCACCCTGCCTCGGCGGCCCGGAGCGCAAGACCCCACCCGAGTTGAGCGAGCGGCGGCAACTGAGCCGGGCGGCCTTCTACCGCTTTGTCGATCCCGGGGGCGAACCCAAAGGCTGGGGCATCCAGTTCTGGAATGGCTGGGGCGAAAAACTGATGAGTATCTTTTTACCCAATCCTTATCTGGGTGAGGACGACGACCTGCTGCCGGAGGGTAAGGCCCGCTTCGAAAAACTCGGTCTCTACGACGAGTTGCGTGCCATCTACGTGCTTGGAACCCGTCCGATTCCGTTTGAAGATAATCCCCTGACGCGCCCCTATCTGGCGGTGTGCACCTCCAGCCGCTGCAACCCGTCGCGCCGCTGGCAGCCGGTGGCCGAGGCGCTGCGCGCGGCGCTGGCCGAGGCGGGATCGCCCGTCGCGGTGATCGAAGCGCCCTGCCTGCAGGTGTGCAAACTCGGTCCAGTCGTCTACCACTCCGGCGATGACACCTGGTACACCCGCGTCACCCCGGCGGTGGCCGGACGCATCGTCCAAGAACACCTCGGCCGGGGGCAAACGCTCGCCGAGCACCGCTATCCCTGTGTCCAACACGTTGATCACCATTCCAAGGAGCAGCTATGACTCTCACACATCCGAAACCGGCCGCGCCGAGTGCAAACTTTCCGCTCGCCAGGCTCTCCCGGCAGTGGCCGACGCTGCTGGTGGGCCTCGGGTGCGGCAGCAGCCTTTTCTATACCTGCACCGTGCCGCTGGTGGGCTTGGGCGTCACAGCCGGCCTGACGCTGCCGCGCTCTGTGGCGCTGCGGGTGATTGGGGCGGTCTGGCTGGCCAATCAACTCCTGGGCTACACACTGCACGCCTACCCGCGCACCCCGCAGTCCTTCGCCTGGGGTTTCATTTTGGGTTTGGGAGCCGTCGCCGTGACGCTGGTGGCTTCCCGGGCAGTCTCCTGGCGCGGCGGGTTGCAGCGGCTGGAGGTGCCTACCGCCGCCTGGGTGACGGTGGTGGGCTTCTGCATCTATGAAGGGCTGATCTTGCTTGCGAGCCTGGCACTCGGCGGACTGGAAAGCTTCACCCCGGCCATCGTCGGCGGTATCTTCCTCACCAATGCCCTGTGGGCTGCAGGCTTGCTGGGGCTGCACGCCCTATTCCAAAACCGTCGCCCGCCTGTGCTGCCGCCCGACTCTTGGCAACCGTGACCTGCGGGTGTTCCGGGCGTTCAAGGATGGATGCTCCCGTCGGGCATCGTGGCCCCTGCCAGCAACACCTGCGCCAGATTCGCCCCTTCCAGATTCGCCCCTTCCAGATTTGCACCCTTGCAGTTCGCACTGTCCAGGTTCGCCCCGCGCAGGTCCGCCCCGCGCAGATCGGCGCCGACCAGTACAGCTTCGATCAAGTTCGCCTTGGAGAGGTTGGCTTCGCGCAAATCGGTATCGCACAGGTTGGCGTCAAATAGTTTGGCCTCTTGGCAATCCGCTCCTCTGAGGTTTACTCCCCGCAAATTGGCACTGACAAAACGTGCCTCACGCAGGATAGCTCCTTCCAGATTCGCTTCCTGCAATTTCGCTTCATCCAAACAGGCCCCCGAAAGATCGGTCCCCGCCAGGTTGGCCCGCTGCAAATGGACCCCCGTCAGCTGGGTGCTGGATAGATCTGCTCCCGGCAGTTGCCGGCCTGTGACCGGCGGCAGGTTGACAAGCTCCCAAACCGTGCGCCATTTGGGGTCCAGCTGCGTCTTCTCGTCGATGAGCATTCCTTCGAGATCGGTGTAGTGGTCGAAGGTCGCCCCGATCAGGTTCGCGCCGCGCAGGTCCGCTCCTTTGAGGAACGCACGGATGAAATGAGCACCCGGCAACTCCACGTTGCGCAAGTCTTCTTTTTCTAGATCGGCCAAAACGAAATAGCGCTCGCCCCGGGCGTAGCGCTCCAGCAACTCCTGGGCGTTGTGCACCGTTTGTTTGTCCTGGGCGGCGGCGTCTCGGTCGTGCTGCCAAGCCAGGTACAAGTCCCGAAAGATGTCCCTGAAATAGTCGACAATAAACATCTCTCTACGCCTCCTTGGCTAGGGTTGTGGCCGTGGAGAGCCTGTAGCTCGTTCTGCTGCGCTCTGCCCCAGTGCTGAACCGCCCAAATACCCCACCGCTCCCCCTGCCAGACCGCCCAAGGCTCCTCCGACGATCGTACCTACACCGGGCAGCATCGTGGTGCCGAGGGTGGCGCCCAGACCGCCGCCTACCTGCGCCGCGGCCCAGCCGCCTGCCCACCCGCCTGTTATGCGGGCTCCTTCGACGACGGCAGGGTCCCACTCGCCGCTGTGCAGACCGGTGTGGATTGCACTGCCCATCGCCCAGGCATCGAGGAACACCCCACCCACCAGTGCCGCTCGGCCGAGCGGTTTCGCCTTCTCCAGGGTGCGGCCGAGGGTTTCTGCGAAGGTCCCAGCTTTGATTTCTGCATGATTTTTGATACCGAAAGCATTTTTAGAACCTTCTTGATTCCAGTGCCAGCCGACTTTGTACATTTTCTCGCCGGTGAGCGGGTCTCGTTTGATGCTTCCGCTGACCGAGTCCTGATCCGGAAATGGCCCAAAGTCCAACCGCAGACCTTTCCACTTGGTCGGATTGCCGGTCAAGGAATCTATCCGATTGATGTAAGCCTGGCCGGTCGGTTCTGGAAAACCGGATATGTCCCGAAACGACAGGTTGAAGTTTTTGGGTTTGCCCTGCGGCTCCTCAAACTGCTTCCAAATCGGGTAGGTCAATTCCTGCACCAAACCCAGGCCGGATAAGCCCGCTTTGCCCAAGTCAGCGAACCACTCCGTGACTGACGCTTCTTCGGTACTCGCCAACTCCCCGGTATCGGTGGAATCCACCTCGACACTCAGTTGGGCCTGCAAAACCTGCGGACTCTCATCGCCAAAACCGTCCTGCGCGTCGATAGGGACACTGTCGGCCGACCAGAAGTCCTGACCGGCCATATCGGTCTTGTCGGTGGCGGCCCACTCTGAAAATGCTTCCCAGGTAGCCGAGTCGTCACTGTCGTTTTCATCGTTGTCGAAGCCCAGTGGCGTCTCCGACACCCCACCAACCGGGAAAGCAGCGAGAGCCAACAGATCTTCACCCCCAGCGATGCTGGTTTGAGGTGATGTCCCCTCCCCGGTGTTCTCCCACGACAAAGCATTCGCTTCCCAGGCGCTTGAGACCGCTGTGGTCTCCTGGGTCAATGGCTCACCGCCGTAAGACGCCTCCGCCCAGAAATCTGCGTTGTCATCGTCGGCAGCAAAGGTTGCTCCCTCGGCAAAAGCATCGGCCACCGGGTCCTCAAAAGCCGGCTCGGCCCGGTGCGGCTCGCTCCAGGGATAAGGTTGTGGTTCCGGATGGACGCTGAGGTCGGAGTGATCCCAGCCCTGGCTGTCCCACCGCTGCGGGATGGTCGTTGTGCCGAAGGCGGTGCCGTCGCTCGCTTGGTCGGCGTTGTCTGCTTGCGGGCTGTCGATGCTCAAGCCACCAAAATTGTCCTCCCCGTGGGTGTCGCTGAGGTCGGCAGCGGCTGCCAATAGCTCGCTATCGCCCGTGCCTGGTTCCTCTGGCGGATAGGAGTTCTCAAACCCTGCCGATTCTGCGAGGCTGGCATCATCCTGTCCATTGGCATTGATGTCCACAGTTCAGGCAAGGCAAGAATTGTCGGCATAATAACAAATGCTTTGCCGGGTGGCAATCCCCCGTGGGCTGGAGGGTTGCTGGGGCTGCACACCGTATTTGTGCCTCAAAACTGGAGCGATAGCGTGCCCAGCACCGTCAGCGGCGGGTTCGGGTAAAGGCCGAGCCCTTCGGTCGTGTAGTCTCTGGCGCTGGTGAGGTTCTTGAAATTGACCACGAGCCGGTAGTTGCTGAAGGCATAGTATATGGCTGCATCGGCCCTCAGTACGGCGGGGATGGTAAACGAATTGGGCAGAGAAGCTTCTTTTTCACTGGCGT harbors:
- a CDS encoding TonB-dependent receptor codes for the protein MRGIVLVPLAVWLLTWPAGAERVQDFRPQAAPGAKDLLAQEVPGAPRPLEGFADTRLNQPLYAPFRREGTLKEASRPAYVITRRQIEAQGARTVQEALRYLPGILSDGTAGTQLGTLSSQFIRGSNSSQVLVLLDGRPLNDLGFFGGYDLSELTTDTVERVEVVPGGGSTLYGSDAVGGVINIVSRAPSERPSTTLKASAGSFALNEQSLQTSGRSGAVGWRVDYNRLQANNNFPFEIASVGYAGTRENADVTYNNFSARLEADLSERTALSASVLSQNKDLGVPGGVPIPIPGSVGQFNTLTTDTRQFTNNWLADLGLRAKLGLGEDSLLTARLFADFLNYRYDAPLSQGSRDEIRRRSWGAQVQHTWRVSPEHHLTYGLDYRTVSAFNSTYLYPLAATNINYDGQVGQGALFVRDEIALGEDLKLNLGLRQDISGLAKGSFTSPSAGVRWQVGEDMALRANYARSFRAPLLSDLYFKLRGFFTVDGNPDLRPEQGDSYDIGIDQKIGEAALVRLTYFANTVADTIAFTFTGPTSGSYANLGLVRSTGIEASIEVRLAPSWYLSVNFTGTEPRILADANPAYVGKELSFRGADSFNASLAYESTGGWFAGLFVHSVGRFFTDNANTEALGGYTTTDLKLRLPLTDNLNFNAQVNNLFNQQYQVYPGYPGVGINFRTGLSWTI
- a CDS encoding (2Fe-2S) ferredoxin domain-containing protein, producing the protein MSTAFERRVQPLGRTTYESQPSGWTHEYEDFDSRLDVVGPLLYTLFQERWREVQLGYVVEGGVFELEMPASPKLCVLYDGYLTVISESWHIHLCVAPCLGGPERKTPPELSERRQLSRAAFYRFVDPGGEPKGWGIQFWNGWGEKLMSIFLPNPYLGEDDDLLPEGKARFEKLGLYDELRAIYVLGTRPIPFEDNPLTRPYLAVCTSSRCNPSRRWQPVAEALRAALAEAGSPVAVIEAPCLQVCKLGPVVYHSGDDTWYTRVTPAVAGRIVQEHLGRGQTLAEHRYPCVQHVDHHSKEQL
- a CDS encoding pentapeptide repeat-containing protein; amino-acid sequence: MFIVDYFRDIFRDLYLAWQHDRDAAAQDKQTVHNAQELLERYARGERYFVLADLEKEDLRNVELPGAHFIRAFLKGADLRGANLIGATFDHYTDLEGMLIDEKTQLDPKWRTVWELVNLPPVTGRQLPGADLSSTQLTGVHLQRANLAGTDLSGACLDEAKLQEANLEGAILREARFVSANLRGVNLRGADCQEAKLFDANLCDTDLREANLSKANLIEAVLVGADLRGADLRGANLDSANCKGANLEGANLEGANLAQVLLAGATMPDGSIHP